The DNA sequence CTGTGCGTGGTCGGCGACGACGACGTGCGTGAGGTGCTCGACGGTGACTCCGGCGTGCTGGCCGGTCTCGCGTCCGGGTCGACGATCGCCATCCACAGCACCGTGCACCCCGACACATGCACGGAGATCGCGCAACAGGCGGCGGCACAAGGGGTTTCGGTGATCGACGCCCCGGTCAGCGGCGGCGCGCCGGCGGCCGAACAGGGCACGCTGCTGGTCATGGTCGGCGGCGACGAAGCCGACGTGGAGAAGGCGCGTCCGGTGTTCGCCACCTACGCCGACCCGATCGTGCACCTGGGCCCGCTGGGCAGCGGTCAGGTGACCAAGATCCTCAACAACCTGCTGTTCACCGCGAACCTCGGCAGTGCGCTGAGCACCCTGGAACTCGGCGAATCGTTGGGCATCCCGCGGGTCCGCCTCGCCGAGGTCCTCAACGGCGGATCGGCCACCAGCAAGGCGCTCGGCAGCATCAGCATGTTCGGCGGCACCGTCGAAGGCCTCGCACCGATCGCCGGTGCGCTGCTGCAGAAGGACGTCCGCCACGCCGCGAGCATCGCGGCCAACGCCTCGGCGCCCGAAGGGTCCGTCTTCACCGCGGCCGACACCGCACTGCAGTCGATGGACCACCCGCGGTGAGCCGGATCGGCTTCGTCGGCGCCGGACGCATGGGTGCGCCCATGGTGCGCCGCCTCGTCGAGGCCGGCCACACCGTGACCGCCCTCGGCCGGACTCAGGAGAAGCGCACCGCCGCAGAGGAACTGGGCGCCACCGCGGTGTCGGAGCCGTCCGACGTGGCAGCCGGCGCCGACGCGGTGGTCATCTGTGTCTTCACCGACGATCAGGTCCGCAACATGTGCCTCGACAACGGTCTGCTCGCCTCCATGAAGCCCGGCGCCACGCTGGTGATCCACACGACCGGCAGCCCGGCCACCGCCCACGCCATCGCCGACCGCGGGCGGGAGTACGGGGTGGAGGTCGTCGACGCGCCGGTCAGCGGCGGACCGCACGACATCGCCGCCGGAGCGGTGACGCTGTTCGTCGGAGGCTCCGACGCCGCGGTCGAGGGTGTGCGACCGGTGCTGGCCGCGTACGGCGATCCGGTACTGCACGTCGGACCGCTCGGCGCCGGCCAGAGCGTGAAACTGGTCAACAACACGGTGTTCGCCGCCCAGATCGGGCTGCTGCGTGAGGCGGTGCGGCTCGGTGGTGCGCTGGGGGTGGCCGAACCCGATCTCCTGACCGCGCTCACGCACGGCAGTTCGTCGAGCCGGGTGCTGACCATGGTCGCGCCGCGCGGGTCGGTCGGGGCGTTCCTCGACATGGCCGACGCCTTCGTCGGCAAGGACGTCGACGTCGTGCGCGCGATCGCGAGAGACGCCGGTACCGACCTCGGCCTGCTGGGCGACGCGATCGCCGAACTCGCTCTCACCGGAGACGAAAACTGTTAGCTTTACAGTACGTTTGCCATACGTAACGCTTCCGGCTATCAGCCCGCCGCGAAGGAGGAGCCCATGACCAAGCCACGACTGGTGTTCAACCCGGTGTCGCAGGACTACTTCGACAATCCGTACGAGATCTACCGGCGGATGCGCGACGAGGCGCCCATCTATTACGACGAGGCGGAGGACTTCTACGCGCTGACCCGCCACGCCGATGTCGCCGCCGCCTTCAAGGACTACGAGTCGTTCTCGTCGGCCCGCGGCTGCGACCTGGCCATGGTGCGGTCGGGAGAGGTCCCCCAGCGGTCGATCATCTTCATGGACCCGCCCGACCACCGGCACATGCGCAGCCTGCTCAACAAGGCCTTCACTCCGCGCGCGATCCAGTCGCAGCGCGAGACCGTCGTCGAACTGGTCGAGCACTACCTGTCCCAGGCCGATCCGGAGCGCTTCGACGTCGTCCAGGACTTCTCGGGCCCGTTCCCCGTCGAGGTCATCACGCGGATGGCCGGCGTTCCCGAGGAGTTCCGGCAGCAGGTCCGCACCTGGATCGACACCAGCCTGGAACGCCAGCCCGGCCAGATCGACCAGAGCGAAAAGAACATGCAGGCCAACATCGACTCGGCGATGTACTACTACAGCCTGGTCCAGGAGCGGCGCGAGAACCCACAGGACGACATGATCAGCCGGCTGATCGCCGCCGAGATCCCCGGCGAGGACGGCGCGATGCGCAAACTCGACGACATCGAGATCACCGGCTTCACCACGTTGCTCGGTGGTGCGGGCGCCGAGACGGTCACCAAACTGGTCGGCAGCGCGGTGGTGGAGTTCGCCCGTCATCCCGACCAGTGGCAGATGCTGCTCGACGACCGGAGCCGGATTCCCGCCGCCGTCGAGGAACTGCTGCGCTACGTCGGGCCGGTGCAGTACAACGTCCGCTACAGCATCAAGGACGTCGAACTGCCCAGCGGCACCGTGCCCGCGCACAAGCCGGTGTTCCTCATGGGCGCGTCGGCCAACCGCGATCCGCGTGCCTTCGACGACGCCGAGACGTTCGACATCACCCGCGACCGGACCCAGGCACAGAACCTCGGCCTCGGATACGGCATCCACAGCTGCCTGGGTGCCGCACTGGCCCGGATGGAGACCGCCATCGCGCTCGAGCACCTGCTGGACTTCATGCCGCGCTACGAGGTCGACTTCGACGGCCTGGAACGCGTCCACATGCAGAACGTGGCGGGCTACCACCACGTCCCGGTGAGGGTGTTGAGGTGACGCGACAGAAGATCGAGGTCGATTTCGGGCTGTGCGAGAGCAACGGGGTCTGCATGGGCATCGTCCCCGAGGTGTTCGACCTCGACGACGAGGATTATCTGCACGTGCTGACCGACGAGGTCACCCCTGAGAACGAAGACAAGGTCAGGGAAGCGGTGCGGCAGTGTCCGCGGCAGGCCATATCCATCCGCGACGAATGAGATCCGCCGCGGCCGACCGGGAGTGTGAATGACCAGCCCCAAGACCAACTCGAAGCTCGTGTTCGATCCGTTCTCCGAGGAGTACTTCAACGAGCCCTGGGAGATCTACCGGCGCATGCGTGAGGAGGCGCCGGTGTACTACAACGAGGAACAGGACTTCTACGCGCTGTCGAGGCACGCCGACGTGGCGGCCGCGTTCAAGGATTACGAGACGTTCTCCTCGGCGTACGGTCTGGATCTGGCGATGGTGAAGTCCGGTGAGCCGGCGCCCATGAAGATGATCATCCTGATGGACCCGCCGGAGCACCGGCAGATGCGCAGCCTGGTCAACAAGGTCTTCACGCCGCGCCAGATCGCCAACCTCAAACCGATGGTCGAAGAGACGATCGACCAGTGCTTCCGCGCCGCCGACCCCGACCACTTCGACGTGGTGCAGGAGTTCGCCGCGTTCTTCCCCGTCGAGGTGATCACCCGGATGCTCGGTGTGCCGGAGGACCGCAGGCAGCAGGTGCGTCAGTGGGTGGACACCTCACTGCACCGCGAACCCGGCCAGGTGGAGATGTCGCCGGAGGGGATGCAGGCCGTCGCGGAGGCGATGGGGCTGTACTTCGAGCTGATCCAGCAGCGGCGGGCCGAACCGCGCGACGATATGTTCACCCGTCTGGTGCAAGCCGAGATCGAACGTGAGGACGGCCGCAAGGAACGCCTCGACGACTTCGAGATCGCGGGTTTCGCAACACTTCTCGGTGGCGCGGGCGCCGAGACGGTGACCAAGCTGATCGGCAACGCGGCCGTCACGTTCGCGCGGTTCCCCGATCAGTGGCAGAAGCTGCTCGACGACCGCAGCAAGATCCCGGCCGCCGTCGAGGAGCTGCTGCGGTACGAGGCGCCGGCGCAGTACAACGTCCGGCGGTCCATGAAAGAGGTGACGATCCACGGCGTCACCATCCCGGCGGGCAAACCGGTGTTCCTGCTGGGCGGTTCGGCCAACCGCGATCCCGAGGCGTTCACCGATGCCGACAGGTTCGACATCGACCGTGACCGCACCGAGGCCCAGAATCTCGGCTTCGGCTACGGCGTGCACAGCTGCCTCGGGGCGGCGCTGGCCCGGATGGAGAGCGCGATCGCGCTGGAGCGGCTACTCGACTTCATGCCCCGCTACGAGGTGCTGTGGGACGAATGCCGCCGTGTGGCCATGCAGAACGTGGCCGGCTGGTCGCACGTGCCGGTCCGCGTGCTGACGTAGCACGCTGAGCCGGCCGAACGCGTTGGCCGCGTGGCAGGTCCGGCTGTCTGCGGACGGTCGCATTGATCGCCCCGGCGTGGCGACCGCGCCCGGTAACACGGTGTTGACAGAGATGCCGTGCTCGGCCAGCTCAAATGCCGACGCCAGGCTCAGCGCGTTGATCGCCCCCTTAGACGAGGCGTAGGCGGCCAGTCCCTTGATGATTCCCCCACGCACCGAGTTCGAGCCGATGTTCACCGATCCGGCCGCCTCGAACGGCGGTCACCATCGCACGTGCTGCTTCGCGCGCCATCACGAACGACCCGCGCACGTTGACCGGATACCGAGTCCGACGCCGCCGGTGACCACGGCGACTTGCCTGCGAGGCGCGTCGTCTCGCGCACCGGTCAAGTTCGGCGACCTCCGTTGACGCCGATGATCTGCCCGGTGATATAGGAGGATTCGTCCTGGCACAGGAAGATGGCGGCGTTGGCGATGTCCTCCGGCCGCCCGGCTCGACGTACAGGTGTGATCTTGGCGAAATGCTCCAGCGACGCGGTGAACCTGCCCTCGTCGATCGCCTTCTCCAGCATCGGAGTCACCACCATGCCCGGCGGAATGGTGTTGACGGTGATGCCTTTCGGCCCCAGTTCCAGTGCGAGACTCTTGGTGAAGCCGATGACGCCGGCCTTTGAGCTGACGTAGGCGGCCATCCGGGATTGCCCGCCCTGGGCGCTCGACGACGAGATGTTGACGATCCGCCCCCACTGGGCCTCGACCATGTCGGACAGCACCTCCTGGGTGCAGATGAACGGTCCCCTCAGGTTGATCGCCATCACCCGATCCCACTGCTCGTCGGTGATCTCGGTGAACTTGCCGAACTGCTCGATACCGGCGTTGTTGATCAGGATGAGCACCGGGCCGAGATCGGTCCGTACCTTCTCGACTGCAGCCCTGACCTGGCTGCGGTCGGAGACGTCGACGGTGTAACCGTTGACGGTGCAGCCTTGGGCCCGTAATCGGTCGACCTCGGCGTCGATCTGAGCGACCGCGAGGTCGAAGATGGCGACCTTGGTACCGCGGCCGGCGAGCGCCTCGGCGATCGCCAGGCCAAGGCCCTGCGCACCGCCGGTCACGATGGCGGTGGTGTTTTCGAAAGGCATTGCCGCAGTACTCCTACGAGAACTCGACGTGCAGACGGGTGAGTCCGCGCAGAATGAACGTCGGCAGGTATCGGTATCGCCTGGCGCCGGCCGGCCCGTGCTCGTCCTCGTCGATCCAGATGTCGGAGGTCCGGTCCAGGAGCCGGTTGATACTGACCTTGGCCTCGGCGCGGGCAAGCGGGGCGCCGGGGCAGCTGTGCGGCCCTCGCCCGAAGGCGATGTGCTGCCGCGCATTCGGCCGTTGGAGGTCGAAGGTGTCGGGATCGGTGAACCTACGTGGGTCCCGGTTGGCTGCCGCGTTGTTGAGCATCACGGTGGTGCCGGCGGGCAGTTCCACTCCGCCGACGGTGACGGGCACCTTGGAGAGCCGGAAGTCGCCACGGATCGGGCTCTCGACCCGCAGGGCCTCCTCGATGAAGCCGGGAATCAGGCTGCGGTCGGCGCGCAGCTTCGCCTGCAGCGCAGGGTCTTCGGCGATCATCATCACTGCGGTACTGAGCAGGCGGACCGTCGTCTCCTGACCCGCCGCGAACAGATTGGCCGCCACACACACGACATCGATCACGGGCGGAGTTCTACCGTCGGGGAAGAGCGCCGACGCCAGGCCAGTCAGCACGTCGTCGCGGGGATTCTCGCGACGATCGGTGATGTAGTCGGTGAACTTGCCGTAGAGGTACTCCAGCGGAGAGTGATGCATCGCATCTCCGCTGCTGCTGCCGATCGTGCCGGTGGCAGTGAGGAGTTCGTCCTTGAAATCGTCGTGGTCGGACTCCGGCACCCCGAGCAGATCGGCGATGACGAGCATCGCGAAAGGATTACCGAAGTCCCCGACGAACTCACAGCGTCCGCCGGCCAGCGCCTCGTCGTACTGACGGTCGGCCAGCCGCCACATGAACTCCTCGTTCTCCTTGAGGCGTTTCGGCGTGATCATCCGTGACAGCAGCGCCCGGTGGTCGGTGTGCAGCGGTGGGTCCAGGGTCGGCAGCTGATCGTTGAAAGGCAGTTCGTCGCGGTGGGCGGCGATCAGTTCGGAGATGTCGTCGCCCTCGAGAGGAACCGGGAAACCCGGGAACGGTCCGGTGACTGCGGTGCACGACGAGAAGCGCACGTTGTCGTTGTAGACGGCGACTGCTTCCTCGTAGC is a window from the Mycolicibacterium litorale genome containing:
- a CDS encoding NAD(P)-dependent oxidoreductase, whose product is MRVGFIGLGSQGAPMARRIVEGGYELTLWARRPASVEPFAGTGAKVAASPAELGAASDLVCLCVVGDDDVREVLDGDSGVLAGLASGSTIAIHSTVHPDTCTEIAQQAAAQGVSVIDAPVSGGAPAAEQGTLLVMVGGDEADVEKARPVFATYADPIVHLGPLGSGQVTKILNNLLFTANLGSALSTLELGESLGIPRVRLAEVLNGGSATSKALGSISMFGGTVEGLAPIAGALLQKDVRHAASIAANASAPEGSVFTAADTALQSMDHPR
- a CDS encoding NAD(P)-dependent oxidoreductase: MSRIGFVGAGRMGAPMVRRLVEAGHTVTALGRTQEKRTAAEELGATAVSEPSDVAAGADAVVICVFTDDQVRNMCLDNGLLASMKPGATLVIHTTGSPATAHAIADRGREYGVEVVDAPVSGGPHDIAAGAVTLFVGGSDAAVEGVRPVLAAYGDPVLHVGPLGAGQSVKLVNNTVFAAQIGLLREAVRLGGALGVAEPDLLTALTHGSSSSRVLTMVAPRGSVGAFLDMADAFVGKDVDVVRAIARDAGTDLGLLGDAIAELALTGDENC
- a CDS encoding cytochrome P450 — protein: MTKPRLVFNPVSQDYFDNPYEIYRRMRDEAPIYYDEAEDFYALTRHADVAAAFKDYESFSSARGCDLAMVRSGEVPQRSIIFMDPPDHRHMRSLLNKAFTPRAIQSQRETVVELVEHYLSQADPERFDVVQDFSGPFPVEVITRMAGVPEEFRQQVRTWIDTSLERQPGQIDQSEKNMQANIDSAMYYYSLVQERRENPQDDMISRLIAAEIPGEDGAMRKLDDIEITGFTTLLGGAGAETVTKLVGSAVVEFARHPDQWQMLLDDRSRIPAAVEELLRYVGPVQYNVRYSIKDVELPSGTVPAHKPVFLMGASANRDPRAFDDAETFDITRDRTQAQNLGLGYGIHSCLGAALARMETAIALEHLLDFMPRYEVDFDGLERVHMQNVAGYHHVPVRVLR
- a CDS encoding ferredoxin; this encodes MTRQKIEVDFGLCESNGVCMGIVPEVFDLDDEDYLHVLTDEVTPENEDKVREAVRQCPRQAISIRDE
- a CDS encoding cytochrome P450, translating into MTSPKTNSKLVFDPFSEEYFNEPWEIYRRMREEAPVYYNEEQDFYALSRHADVAAAFKDYETFSSAYGLDLAMVKSGEPAPMKMIILMDPPEHRQMRSLVNKVFTPRQIANLKPMVEETIDQCFRAADPDHFDVVQEFAAFFPVEVITRMLGVPEDRRQQVRQWVDTSLHREPGQVEMSPEGMQAVAEAMGLYFELIQQRRAEPRDDMFTRLVQAEIEREDGRKERLDDFEIAGFATLLGGAGAETVTKLIGNAAVTFARFPDQWQKLLDDRSKIPAAVEELLRYEAPAQYNVRRSMKEVTIHGVTIPAGKPVFLLGGSANRDPEAFTDADRFDIDRDRTEAQNLGFGYGVHSCLGAALARMESAIALERLLDFMPRYEVLWDECRRVAMQNVAGWSHVPVRVLT
- a CDS encoding SDR family oxidoreductase; the protein is MNIGSNSVRGGIIKGLAAYASSKGAINALSLASAFELAEHGISVNTVLPGAVATPGRSMRPSADSRTCHAANAFGRLSVLRQHADRHVRPAGHVLHGHTAAFVPQHLVAGHEVE
- a CDS encoding SDR family NAD(P)-dependent oxidoreductase, whose amino-acid sequence is MPFENTTAIVTGGAQGLGLAIAEALAGRGTKVAIFDLAVAQIDAEVDRLRAQGCTVNGYTVDVSDRSQVRAAVEKVRTDLGPVLILINNAGIEQFGKFTEITDEQWDRVMAINLRGPFICTQEVLSDMVEAQWGRIVNISSSSAQGGQSRMAAYVSSKAGVIGFTKSLALELGPKGITVNTIPPGMVVTPMLEKAIDEGRFTASLEHFAKITPVRRAGRPEDIANAAIFLCQDESSYITGQIIGVNGGRRT
- a CDS encoding cytochrome P450 — protein: MGNDIDAVDFFTDNEVLHDPYDYLAAVRNECPVRREPHHDVVMITGYEEAVAVYNDNVRFSSCTAVTGPFPGFPVPLEGDDISELIAAHRDELPFNDQLPTLDPPLHTDHRALLSRMITPKRLKENEEFMWRLADRQYDEALAGGRCEFVGDFGNPFAMLVIADLLGVPESDHDDFKDELLTATGTIGSSSGDAMHHSPLEYLYGKFTDYITDRRENPRDDVLTGLASALFPDGRTPPVIDVVCVAANLFAAGQETTVRLLSTAVMMIAEDPALQAKLRADRSLIPGFIEEALRVESPIRGDFRLSKVPVTVGGVELPAGTTVMLNNAAANRDPRRFTDPDTFDLQRPNARQHIAFGRGPHSCPGAPLARAEAKVSINRLLDRTSDIWIDEDEHGPAGARRYRYLPTFILRGLTRLHVEFS